One Leopardus geoffroyi isolate Oge1 chromosome B1, O.geoffroyi_Oge1_pat1.0, whole genome shotgun sequence DNA window includes the following coding sequences:
- the LEPROTL1 gene encoding leptin receptor overlapping transcript-like 1, whose translation MAGIKALISLSFGGAIGLMFLMLGCALPIYNQYWPLFVLFFYILSPIPYCIARRLVDDTDAMSNACKELAIFLTTGIVVSAFGLPIVFARAHLIEWGACALVLTGNTVIFATILGFFLVFGSNDDFSWQQW comes from the exons CTTTGATTAGTTTATCCTTTGGAGGAGCAATTGGGCTGATGTTTTTGATGCTTGGATGTGCCCTTCCAATATACAA ccaaTACTGGCctctctttgttctgtttttttacaTCCTTTCACCTATTCCATACTGCATAGCAAGAAGATTAGTGGATGATACAGATGCTATGAGTAATGCTTGTAAGGAACTTGCCATATTTCTTACAACAGGCATTGTTGTCTCAGCTTTTGGGCTCCCTATTGTATTTGCCAGAGCACATCTg ATTGAGTGGGGAGCTTGTGCACTTGTTCTCACAGGAAACACAGTCATATTTGCAACTATCCTGGGCTTTTTCTTGGTCTTTGGAAGCAATGATGACTTCAGCTGGCAGCAGTGGTGA